The DNA window GGCAATCAGTACATTCAGAAAAACAGGAAGTATTTTTGAAGGACATATTGTAAGAAAAGTGCCTGGAGTTGAATGGGGAACAGGAAATCTTGGACAGGGACTTTCTGCAGGATGTGGTTTTGTCCTTGCAGATAAACTCAACAATAGAAATTCATATACTTTTGTTTTGATGAGTGATGGTGAACAAACAAAAGGTCAAGTTGGTGAAGCGAGAAGATTTGCTATTAAATATGGATTGAATAAACTAAAAGTAATTATTGACTACAACAAAATTCAGATAAGTGGAAAAACTGATAAAGTTATGCCTTGCAGAATCAAAGAAAATTATCTTGCAGATGGGTGGGAAGTTATTGAATGTGATGGTCATGATTTTACCCAACTATATAATTGTATAAAAAAATCTTTATCAATTGATAAACCAACCTGTATACTTGCTCATACAGTAATGGGTAAAGGAATTTCTTTTATGGAAAATGAATATAAATATCATGGAAAACCATTATCAGAAGAAGAATATTTAAAAGCGATGGAGGAACTTAAACTTGAACCTGTATTGGAAAAATACAAAAAGATGAGAGAAAAAGATTGGAAATTCCCCGAAAGAAAATTTTATTTTTCTCCTTCAATTAACACTGGAAAGCCGATTGTCTATGGTAAAGAAGAAAAAACAGATAACAGAACAGCATATGGAAAAGCACTACTTGATATAGCAAAGATTAATAAGGAAAATAAAGAGTATCCCGTAATTGTTTTTGATTGTGACCTTGCTTCAAGTGTAAAAACAGATTTTTTTGAAAAGGAATTCCCAGAAAGATTTTTCCAGGTAGGTGTTCAGGAACATAATGCAGCAACAATAAGTGGAGCAATCTCAACGGATAAATTCATAACATTTTTTTCTGATTTTGGTGTATTTGGTATTGATGAAACATTCAATCAACAACGACTTAATGACCAGAATTTTACTAATTTAAAACTTGTATGCACGCACCTTGGACTTGATGTTGGAGAAGATGGGAAAACACATCAGTGCATTGATTATATCGGAGTTTTAAGAAACTTATATGGATTTAAAATTATAA is part of the bacterium genome and encodes:
- a CDS encoding transketolase — protein: MRFQKDTLSNEDLKKLEDLRKNCIRDILTMTTIANSGHPGGAISSLDIYLIVFSYANISPLKIDDPERDKIVVSHGHTSAGVYSVLGRLGFFDIDMAISTFRKTGSIFEGHIVRKVPGVEWGTGNLGQGLSAGCGFVLADKLNNRNSYTFVLMSDGEQTKGQVGEARRFAIKYGLNKLKVIIDYNKIQISGKTDKVMPCRIKENYLADGWEVIECDGHDFTQLYNCIKKSLSIDKPTCILAHTVMGKGISFMENEYKYHGKPLSEEEYLKAMEELKLEPVLEKYKKMREKDWKFPERKFYFSPSINTGKPIVYGKEEKTDNRTAYGKALLDIAKINKENKEYPVIVFDCDLASSVKTDFFEKEFPERFFQVGVQEHNAATISGAISTDKFITFFSDFGVFGIDETFNQQRLNDQNFTNLKLVCTHLGLDVGEDGKTHQCIDYIGVLRNLYGFKIIIPADPNQTDRVIRYIADKPGNWFVGMGRSRIPVILKENGEVFFDENYKFEYGRADIIREGKDGYILTYGCMVYRAIKVHEKLKENDVDIGIMNFSCPTVIDEEKIKIAINTGLIITYEDHHIDTGIGSTVALYLAEKSIKVNFLRFGIKNYGASGNPDELFKKEGISPEDIVEKIIKFKKEVL